The Crocosphaera subtropica ATCC 51142 genome includes a window with the following:
- a CDS encoding amidohydrolase family protein: MLDQYRIIDADSHVVEPPDMWEKYLEPSFKGFAPSPDLTIKGKSLLHKYSQRLRETGHQQVSQAYPLSWLNHFDAESQVRAMQQMGVDLCFLYPTTFSWISAVDTLSPQLVGAFVRAYNSWLYDFCAYNPQILRGVGVVNLHDPKEMVIELQRIADFGWKAVFLRPNPVKGRLLSDPAYEPFWAKCEELSIAVSIHEGTHSRLPTTGSDRFNTRFALHACSHPMEQMMALLALIEGGVLERHPNLKIGLLESGCGWLPYWLWRLDREYEDLQWEVANTVKMKPSDYFRRQCFIACEPSEPYLAKLIEYIGSDNLMFGSDYPHMDHKPRIMAEVVALEDQLSQKIVQKILWDNPVRFYGLE, translated from the coding sequence ATGCTTGATCAATATCGTATTATCGATGCAGATTCCCATGTGGTCGAACCCCCTGATATGTGGGAAAAGTATCTCGAACCCTCATTTAAAGGGTTTGCACCATCACCCGATCTAACAATCAAAGGGAAATCCCTCCTACACAAATATTCTCAACGTCTCCGAGAAACCGGCCATCAACAAGTCAGTCAAGCGTATCCCTTATCTTGGCTCAATCACTTTGATGCCGAGTCTCAGGTGCGGGCCATGCAGCAGATGGGGGTTGACCTTTGTTTCCTCTATCCTACGACCTTCTCCTGGATTAGTGCAGTGGACACCCTGTCACCCCAACTGGTGGGTGCTTTTGTTCGGGCTTACAATTCTTGGTTATACGACTTTTGTGCCTATAATCCCCAAATCCTTCGAGGGGTGGGGGTTGTGAATCTCCATGACCCCAAAGAAATGGTTATAGAGTTGCAGCGAATTGCTGATTTTGGCTGGAAAGCCGTTTTTTTACGTCCCAATCCCGTTAAAGGTCGATTATTGAGTGACCCTGCCTATGAGCCATTTTGGGCTAAATGTGAAGAATTAAGCATTGCTGTCAGTATCCATGAAGGGACCCATTCTCGTTTACCGACAACAGGTAGCGATCGCTTTAACACGCGCTTTGCTCTCCACGCTTGTTCTCATCCCATGGAACAAATGATGGCATTGTTGGCGTTAATCGAAGGGGGGGTTTTAGAACGGCATCCGAACTTAAAAATTGGCTTACTTGAGTCCGGTTGTGGTTGGCTACCCTACTGGTTATGGCGACTTGATCGTGAGTATGAGGATCTGCAATGGGAAGTGGCAAACACAGTAAAAATGAAGCCATCTGACTATTTTCGTCGTCAGTGTTTTATTGCCTGCGAGCCATCTGAGCCTTATCTCGCTAAACTAATTGAATATATTGGCTCAGATAATTTAATGTTTGGTTCTGACTACCCTCATATGGATCATAAACCAAGAATCATGGCAGAAGTGGTTGCCCTTGAAGATCAACTTTCTCAGAAAATTGTTCAAAAGATCCTCTGGGATAATCCTGTTCGTTTTTATGGTTTGGAATAA
- a CDS encoding AAA family ATPase — protein MNAFNDYQIISTIYESENSLVYRAVHHLSQQPVVLKVLREDYPTPSELTRYKQEYKITRSFNSDGVIKAYDLLPYNNTLAIVLEDFGGKSLDRLMGLQRFKLSDFLAIAIEISQTLHDIHTANVIHKDINPSNIIYNSDTKQLKIIDFGISTQFTRETPTLQNPRVIQGTLPYISPEQTGRMNRALDYRTDFYSLGITFYQLLTHQLPFDTKDALALVHAHLAKPPIPPHDVDSTIPKAVSNIVMKLLAKMAEERYQEALQIKADLEHCLTQLQQTGEIAEFPLICYDVFPKLTISQKLYGREEQLATLYSTFQRVMASETQQQQVEMLLVSGYSGIGKSVLIRELYKPITQQRGYFIAGKFDQFKRNIPYDAVISAFKSLINQLLTESETNLSLWRNKLLEALGNNGQVMIDFIPELSKIIGSQPAVSSLEATEAQNRFKAVFQRFIGVFCQADHPLVIFLDDLQWADTASLNLIEFIMTQGNLDHLLLLGAYRDNEVSLHHPTMIMINRLREQGMIINDIVLDPLNLEEIEQLLADSLYCDRSTVSPLAALVLEKTSGNPFFINEFLKTIHQENFLTFDPHKQRWQWDLTQIANSGITKNVVDLMITRLSKLPQKTQQTLRLAACIGDRFTISILSIISQTSHSETFDALLSAIQLGLIQPLSALEITPDDPITADLFIENYKFLHDRVQQAAYALIDDRQKTAVHLSIGRLLRDSMNEKDTEELFAIVDHLNQGRELIEDETEKITLAQLNLQAGQKAKESTAYAAANYYLRMAKTEFPGDIWQKKYEMSLILYKELAEVEYLNGNLSESQHLIETALTKAQSILDRTEFYYLQIIQSTLLGKLAEAVELGRQALQDLNIDLPKENLEAAFAAELADYEKTVEPINVSELYDHHQMVIPEKKAAYKILIRILPAAWILNPALMYVVGTKMTNLSLKYGHMDKSPVGYSCFGVINSHRLHNYALAYEHGALSVKLADKYNDSTSQVATRQFHAGMIMPWLKHIKLSERVNIEGIEAGLKIGDLQPVGYSLTYNLYNLIYQGKPLESLLKEVERSLLFTQESQNQWAVNCILSAKILIENLMGLQGTEACFEIAEIAEIPFLETCQQQQTTAAICLYYIFKAQVLYLYDQPIPLTLLDQAGQWFDYIPGTISIAKHNFYDSLTRIACYPQVSVEEQQRYWQQLESNQQQMKIWADNCPENFLHKYLLVAAEMSRLSGQWHQAMNLYDQAIASAQENEFIQNEALANELAAKFWIERSKIDFAELYMRKAHQAYQIWGAKRKVEQLEQTYPQWFSSEASKTNFSIITTANLLPETLDLASIMKASQAISEEIDLDALIAKLLKIAIENAGAQQGFLILEKQSNFIIEAQATLNDDQINRLHIPFDQSETDSQIPLLSVAVVNYVVRTQQYLVLNNAAKEGQFMRDPYIAATHAKSVLCVPLLNQGKLIGLLYLENNLTTDAFTASHLEVLNLLSAQAAISLQNAQLYESLRESKKTLTQILEAMPVGVFVINAQGNPYYANQTAQQILGKGIIAETTTEQLTQTYQAYLTGTDELYPTEEQPIVRALNGEKVRVDNIEVRKTDQIVPLEVSASPVFDEKGQILYGITAFTDISDRRRAEAERTKFTQELTRKNIALEQAQQEIAQYSQNLELKVLERTQELTHTLDILKATQAELIFENELLKNAEQSSTFDYQVGGSLPMDAPTYVVRAADRYLYKALKQGEFCYVLNPRQMGKSSLMVRMMHYLQQEGSCCAVVDMTRIGSEDVTPEQWYKGLAVELGRRFGLLKKVNLKAWWKERKDISPVQRFSQFIEDILLVEVGIENGIPPKPLIIFIDEIDNVLELNFPVNDFFALIRSCYNQRSFDQAYQRLTFALFGVTTPSNLITNIQTTPFNIGQSIQLEGFKEHEAQPLLQGLAEKVTNPQTLLKEVLAWTNGQPFLTQKLCKLIRNYPSPIPTHDETQWVENLVRQQIIKNWESQDEPEHLRTIRDRILNSQQSIQLLELYRQVIDQEAVVLTNSPEEKELLLSGLVIKQQGFLRVTNRIYQWIFDRTWVKQQLGEVTKG, from the coding sequence ATGAACGCTTTTAACGACTATCAAATTATTTCCACGATTTATGAAAGTGAGAATTCACTGGTTTATCGGGCTGTTCATCACCTTAGTCAACAACCCGTTGTTCTTAAAGTTCTTCGAGAAGATTATCCCACCCCTTCAGAGTTAACTCGATATAAACAAGAGTATAAAATTACCCGTTCTTTTAACAGTGACGGGGTGATCAAAGCTTATGATTTATTGCCCTATAATAATACTCTTGCCATTGTTTTAGAAGATTTTGGGGGCAAGTCCTTAGATCGGTTAATGGGTTTACAAAGGTTCAAGCTTTCGGACTTTCTGGCCATCGCTATTGAGATTTCCCAGACCCTTCATGACATCCACACAGCCAATGTCATTCATAAAGATATTAATCCCTCTAATATTATTTATAACTCAGATACAAAACAACTGAAAATTATTGATTTTGGCATCTCAACCCAATTTACCCGTGAAACCCCAACCCTTCAAAATCCCAGAGTTATTCAAGGAACCTTACCCTATATTTCTCCAGAACAAACGGGGCGAATGAATCGCGCCCTTGATTATCGCACTGATTTTTATTCCCTTGGTATTACCTTTTATCAGCTTCTCACCCATCAGCTACCCTTTGACACCAAAGATGCTTTAGCATTGGTTCATGCTCACTTGGCTAAACCCCCCATTCCCCCTCACGACGTGGATTCAACCATTCCCAAAGCCGTATCTAATATTGTGATGAAATTGCTGGCAAAAATGGCTGAGGAGCGATACCAAGAAGCATTGCAAATCAAGGCGGATTTAGAACACTGTCTAACTCAACTACAGCAAACGGGAGAAATTGCAGAATTTCCGCTCATCTGTTACGATGTTTTCCCTAAATTAACAATTTCCCAAAAACTTTACGGTAGAGAGGAACAATTAGCCACATTATACTCCACCTTTCAACGGGTGATGGCATCAGAAACGCAACAACAGCAGGTGGAAATGTTGCTGGTTAGCGGTTATTCTGGCATTGGCAAATCTGTTCTCATTCGAGAGCTTTATAAACCGATCACCCAACAACGGGGCTACTTTATTGCTGGAAAATTTGATCAATTTAAACGCAATATTCCTTATGATGCTGTTATTTCAGCCTTCAAATCCCTGATCAATCAACTACTAACAGAAAGTGAGACAAACCTCAGTCTATGGCGTAACAAGCTGCTAGAAGCTTTGGGAAATAATGGTCAAGTGATGATTGACTTTATTCCTGAACTGAGTAAAATTATCGGTTCTCAACCTGCGGTGTCATCCTTAGAGGCAACAGAAGCACAAAATCGCTTTAAAGCAGTGTTCCAACGGTTTATTGGTGTTTTTTGCCAAGCAGACCATCCTCTGGTTATTTTTCTCGATGACCTACAATGGGCTGATACTGCTAGTTTGAATTTAATTGAGTTTATCATGACTCAAGGCAACCTAGACCATCTGCTTTTGTTGGGGGCCTATCGTGACAATGAAGTGAGTCTTCATCATCCTACGATGATCATGATCAATCGTTTGCGCGAACAAGGGATGATCATCAACGATATCGTTTTAGATCCCTTAAATCTTGAGGAAATTGAGCAGTTATTAGCAGACAGTCTTTATTGCGATCGCTCAACGGTTTCGCCTCTGGCCGCATTAGTGTTAGAAAAAACGTCAGGGAATCCTTTTTTTATTAACGAATTTCTCAAAACCATTCACCAAGAAAATTTTCTTACCTTTGACCCACACAAACAACGATGGCAATGGGATCTAACCCAAATTGCCAATTCGGGGATTACCAAAAATGTGGTGGATTTGATGATTACACGACTAAGTAAACTGCCCCAGAAAACACAGCAAACCCTACGTTTAGCTGCTTGTATTGGCGATCGCTTTACCATCTCAATCCTCTCAATTATCAGCCAAACATCACATTCTGAAACCTTTGACGCTCTTTTGTCAGCCATTCAGTTAGGCTTAATTCAACCCCTATCAGCGTTGGAAATCACCCCAGACGATCCCATTACGGCTGATTTATTCATTGAAAATTATAAGTTTCTTCATGACCGAGTTCAACAAGCAGCCTATGCTCTCATTGATGATCGGCAAAAAACAGCCGTTCATCTCTCCATTGGCAGACTGTTACGGGATAGCATGAATGAAAAAGACACAGAAGAACTCTTTGCTATTGTTGATCATCTCAATCAAGGACGAGAGTTGATTGAGGATGAAACTGAAAAAATTACCTTAGCCCAATTAAACTTACAAGCCGGTCAAAAAGCCAAAGAATCTACCGCCTACGCTGCGGCCAACTATTATTTAAGGATGGCTAAAACCGAGTTTCCAGGAGACATTTGGCAAAAAAAGTACGAAATGTCTTTAATCCTTTATAAAGAACTGGCAGAGGTGGAATATCTCAATGGTAATTTAAGCGAATCTCAGCATTTAATTGAAACAGCATTGACAAAAGCGCAATCCATCCTCGATCGCACAGAATTTTATTATTTACAAATTATTCAATCTACCCTGTTAGGAAAATTAGCCGAGGCCGTTGAATTAGGTCGCCAAGCTTTACAAGACTTGAATATTGATCTCCCCAAAGAAAACCTAGAAGCAGCTTTTGCGGCGGAACTAGCAGACTACGAAAAAACCGTCGAACCCATTAACGTTAGTGAATTGTATGATCATCATCAAATGGTGATTCCAGAGAAAAAGGCTGCTTATAAAATTTTAATTCGTATTCTGCCGGCCGCCTGGATTCTCAATCCAGCCCTGATGTACGTTGTTGGCACGAAAATGACCAATTTGAGTCTCAAATATGGTCATATGGACAAATCTCCAGTGGGTTATTCTTGTTTTGGGGTCATCAATTCCCATCGGTTGCACAACTATGCCTTGGCTTACGAACATGGGGCGTTAAGTGTCAAACTAGCGGATAAATATAACGATTCGACTTCTCAGGTAGCAACACGACAATTTCACGCGGGTATGATTATGCCCTGGTTGAAGCATATTAAACTCTCTGAACGAGTTAATATTGAGGGCATTGAAGCCGGTTTGAAAATCGGGGATCTACAACCAGTTGGCTATAGCCTGACTTACAATTTATATAATCTTATTTATCAAGGGAAACCCTTAGAGAGTCTTCTTAAAGAAGTTGAACGCAGTCTGTTGTTTACCCAAGAAAGTCAAAATCAGTGGGCAGTTAATTGTATTTTAAGTGCCAAGATTTTGATTGAGAATTTAATGGGTTTGCAGGGAACAGAGGCCTGTTTTGAAATAGCAGAAATAGCGGAAATCCCCTTTTTAGAGACGTGCCAACAACAACAAACCACTGCGGCCATTTGCCTATATTACATCTTTAAAGCCCAAGTTCTCTACTTATACGACCAACCCATCCCCTTAACCCTTTTAGATCAAGCTGGACAATGGTTTGACTATATTCCAGGCACGATTTCCATTGCAAAACACAATTTTTATGATTCCCTCACTCGAATCGCTTGTTATCCTCAAGTTTCTGTAGAAGAACAACAAAGATATTGGCAGCAACTCGAATCAAATCAACAACAAATGAAAATTTGGGCTGATAACTGCCCTGAAAACTTTCTGCATAAATATTTATTAGTGGCAGCAGAAATGTCTCGTCTTTCTGGGCAATGGCATCAGGCGATGAATTTGTACGATCAAGCGATCGCCTCTGCCCAAGAAAATGAGTTTATTCAAAATGAAGCCTTAGCGAATGAACTGGCTGCTAAATTTTGGATAGAACGGAGCAAGATAGACTTTGCTGAACTTTACATGAGGAAAGCCCATCAAGCCTATCAAATTTGGGGAGCCAAGCGAAAAGTTGAACAATTGGAGCAAACGTATCCCCAGTGGTTTTCCTCCGAAGCATCAAAAACCAATTTCTCCATCATAACCACTGCCAATCTTTTGCCTGAAACCCTTGATCTCGCAAGCATTATGAAGGCATCTCAGGCAATCTCAGAAGAAATTGATCTCGATGCTCTGATTGCTAAATTATTGAAAATTGCCATCGAAAATGCTGGAGCGCAACAAGGATTTTTAATTCTGGAGAAGCAAAGCAATTTTATCATAGAAGCTCAAGCAACCCTTAATGATGACCAAATCAATCGATTACATATTCCGTTTGATCAATCGGAAACGGATAGCCAAATTCCTCTCTTGTCAGTGGCTGTGGTTAACTATGTTGTGCGAACTCAACAATATTTAGTGTTAAACAATGCAGCTAAGGAGGGACAATTTATGCGAGATCCTTATATTGCTGCGACTCATGCTAAATCTGTTCTTTGCGTGCCTTTACTCAATCAAGGTAAGTTGATAGGTCTTCTTTATCTAGAAAATAATCTGACCACAGACGCTTTTACTGCCAGTCATCTAGAAGTTCTCAATCTTCTATCGGCTCAGGCTGCCATTTCTTTGCAAAATGCTCAACTGTACGAGTCATTACGGGAGAGTAAAAAAACCTTAACGCAGATTTTAGAAGCAATGCCTGTGGGGGTGTTTGTTATTAATGCTCAAGGCAACCCCTACTATGCTAATCAAACCGCTCAACAGATACTAGGAAAGGGAATCATCGCTGAAACAACCACAGAACAATTAACCCAAACCTATCAAGCTTATCTTACAGGCACTGATGAATTATATCCCACTGAGGAACAGCCTATTGTGCGAGCTTTAAACGGAGAAAAGGTAAGGGTTGATAATATCGAAGTTCGTAAAACGGATCAGATTGTCCCCTTAGAGGTGTCCGCTAGTCCCGTGTTTGATGAGAAAGGTCAAATTCTCTATGGCATCACGGCTTTTACTGACATTAGCGATCGCAGACGAGCAGAAGCAGAGCGAACAAAATTTACCCAAGAACTCACCCGCAAAAATATCGCCTTAGAACAAGCTCAACAGGAAATAGCTCAGTACAGTCAAAACCTAGAACTCAAAGTCTTAGAACGAACACAAGAACTCACACACACTTTAGATATTCTCAAAGCAACCCAAGCTGAACTGATCTTTGAAAATGAGTTACTCAAAAATGCTGAACAATCTTCCACTTTTGACTATCAGGTGGGGGGAAGTTTACCCATGGATGCGCCGACTTATGTGGTGCGTGCGGCGGATCGTTATCTCTATAAAGCCCTAAAACAAGGAGAATTTTGCTACGTTCTCAATCCCCGACAAATGGGTAAATCTAGCTTGATGGTTCGTATGATGCACTATCTACAACAGGAGGGAAGTTGCTGTGCGGTGGTTGATATGACCCGTATTGGTAGTGAAGACGTTACCCCTGAGCAGTGGTATAAGGGTTTGGCTGTGGAATTAGGGCGACGGTTTGGGTTGCTTAAAAAGGTCAATCTTAAAGCTTGGTGGAAAGAACGAAAGGATATTTCTCCTGTTCAGCGATTCAGTCAATTTATTGAAGACATTCTGCTGGTTGAAGTTGGTATCGAAAATGGTATTCCTCCAAAACCACTAATTATTTTTATCGATGAAATTGATAACGTTTTAGAGTTAAATTTCCCTGTTAATGACTTTTTTGCTCTGATTCGTTCTTGCTATAACCAGCGCAGCTTTGATCAGGCTTATCAGCGTTTAACCTTTGCCCTATTTGGTGTAACCACCCCCTCCAATTTAATTACCAATATTCAAACCACCCCCTTTAACATCGGTCAGTCTATTCAACTAGAGGGTTTTAAAGAACATGAAGCTCAACCCTTATTGCAAGGTTTGGCAGAAAAAGTTACCAACCCACAAACGTTGCTCAAAGAAGTTTTAGCTTGGACCAATGGTCAACCTTTTCTGACTCAAAAACTGTGTAAGTTGATCCGTAATTATCCATCTCCCATCCCTACTCATGATGAAACGCAGTGGGTGGAAAATTTGGTACGCCAGCAAATCATCAAAAATTGGGAATCCCAAGATGAACCAGAACATTTGAGAACGATCCGCGATCGAATCCTCAACAGTCAACAATCTATTCAACTGTTAGAACTCTACCGACAAGTGATAGATCAAGAAGCAGTTGTTCTTACTAACAGTCCAGAAGAAAAGGAATTACTGTTGTCAGGGTTAGTCATCAAGCAACAGGGTTTTCTCAGGGTTACTAATCGTATTTATCAATGGATCTTTGACCGAACCTGGGTTAAGCAGCAACTTGGCGAAGTGACAAAAGGGTAG